CAGCCGATGCGACACTGCATGAGAACAACTTTTGGCTTCGTCAAATGCTCGACCACCTTATCTTTATCAGTCATTACGTAGATGCTTCGAACTATGAATTACATGATCAAGTGCGTGCAATGACAAGGAAGTTTGAAAACCTCCTGTTACAGGCTCAATCTTTGAAAACTATCATTCGTAGACCACGCAATGAAGTTCCACCCGTGTTGAATACATTCAATCAAATGGTGATCAAAGAAGCAAAGGCACTGGAAGCTTTTAAGTTGGAATTAAGTGAACTGATCAAAGCCTGTGCCGCGGTTACGACTGCCCCGCCTGATTTGTTAGAGCATATTGCGAGAGAAGCGCATCATCTGTGGAAAAATCTTGAGGATCAAGTGGTTAACTAAATCACACGAAAACATGACGAGATATATTTCCTTGTCATGTTTTTTATATTCATCACATGAAATTCTACTACAGTAAAACTATTCTTCCTCAAGCTTCGTTATAGTAGTAGAGAGGCGGTGGTGGGAATGGATTCCGTGGAACTGGAACAGGTTATGGATCAATACGGGGAACATTTATTGAAAATGGCCTACTTCTATTTACGTGACCATGAACTGGCGAAGGATATCGTCCAGGAGGTGTTCATTTCATTTTACGAGAAATCGAACTATCAAGAACGAGGAAAGTTACGCGCTTATTTAACGAAACTAACAGTCAACCGTTGTAAGGATTATTTGCGAAGCTGGTCATTCAGACATTTGAAATTCAATAAAGAGTTGGTAGAAACCATACATACTGAACATGATCGATTGATTCTAAAAGAAGAAAAGTCTGTGATTGCTTCTGCTATATTGGCATTACCTATAAAATATCGAGAAATTATACTGTTTTATTATTACGAAGAACTAACTATGCGAGAGATTGCTGCGTTTCTTGATCTGTCGGAAAACACCGTGAAAACGAGAATGACCAAAGCACGTATTTTGTTAAAAGATAAACTGTCAGCTGATTATTGGGAGGTGCTTTCCATTGAATAAGGTGAAAAAAAGTTTAGACGCTGCGGCGGGAGACGTTTTCAATGATAAAGAAGAATTAAAGCAACGAGTCCTTTACGATGGACGTAAACGTAAAAGGAGAAATCCACTTCCACTAGTTGCTTCAGCTATTGTTTTAGCTGCTATAGCATTTATCACGTTCAATGTATTACAAAACGGTTCTACTAGCACAAATGGTAGCGCATATAAAATAGACGAGACATTATATGATCTCATGCTTAAAAGCGAGCGGCTTGATCAAGGGGAGTCCGATGAATTACGGTACAGAGTCTTTCAAAGTATTCTAGAAATTGATTCTGTTATGGGTTACGCAGCTTCCCAAGGCTACAAAGAAGATTTAGAGGAAATCAATACAATAGTTAATGAGCAACAGCAAACATTTTTTGATGACTTTACAGAAGAACAAGCAAAAAAAATTGAAGTAACCCAAATGGAAAAGTTCGGCTACAATTATGACCAATACTTTAAAATCATTTTGACTTATACTCAGCGACACACAAATGCAATGAACTGGCTCGAACGTAATAAATCAAAAGACAAAACAACCCAACGACAAATACTAGACGCTTTCCAAAAAGAGCATCAACAAGTCATCACAGCATTCATGGAGAAGAAATCCATTCCAGATTTAACGGAAAAGTTTCGAACTCAGAAGTTAGATGGCGTGGTAGCATCTGCAGATCAAGGACAAGTATTGCTTGTGTTAGGGCTTGAACCAAAAGATTATGAGGGT
This window of the Sporosarcina ureae genome carries:
- a CDS encoding DUF2935 domain-containing protein; this translates as MASYTDNYERDTYGLIDFWVRNNFEHGEFFDREISHHELELARANQEMIDRMGKIFKKTESKTGDIGLIIDEAKSSTKEFADLLIHTMDRALHCDVIISTPTSLLDHMIREAEEAERVFKLIETNSYITPADATLHENNFWLRQMLDHLIFISHYVDASNYELHDQVRAMTRKFENLLLQAQSLKTIIRRPRNEVPPVLNTFNQMVIKEAKALEAFKLELSELIKACAAVTTAPPDLLEHIAREAHHLWKNLEDQVVN
- a CDS encoding sigma-70 family RNA polymerase sigma factor, with amino-acid sequence MDSVELEQVMDQYGEHLLKMAYFYLRDHELAKDIVQEVFISFYEKSNYQERGKLRAYLTKLTVNRCKDYLRSWSFRHLKFNKELVETIHTEHDRLILKEEKSVIASAILALPIKYREIILFYYYEELTMREIAAFLDLSENTVKTRMTKARILLKDKLSADYWEVLSIE